A region of Lycium barbarum isolate Lr01 chromosome 3, ASM1917538v2, whole genome shotgun sequence DNA encodes the following proteins:
- the LOC132631951 gene encoding rRNA 2'-O-methyltransferase fibrillarin 2-like, whose product MVAPTRGRGGGGFRGGRGDGGGRGGRGSRGGFSGGRGGFGSGGSGMKRGGGRGGRGDRGGRGGGRGRGGMKGGSRVVVEPHRHGGVFIAKGKEDALCTKNLVPGEAVYNEKRISVQNEDGTKIEYRVWNPFRSKLAAAILGGVDDIWIKPGARVLYLGAASGTTVSHVSDLVGPDGVVYAVEFSHRSGRDLVNMAKKRTNVIPIIEDARHPAKYRMLVGMVDVIFSDVAQPDQARILALNASYFLKAGGHFVISIKANCIDSTVPAEAVFAQEVKKLQAEQFKPIEQVTLEPFERDHACVVGAYRVPKKQKAAA is encoded by the exons ATGGTTGCACCAACTAGAG GTCGTGGTGGTGGTGGATTCAGGGGTGGTAGAGGAGATGGAGGAGGAAGAGGAGGACGTGGCAGTCGAGGTGGTTTCAGCGGTGGCAGAGGGGGATTTGGCAGTGGAGGAAGTGGGATGAAGCGTGGTGGTGGAAGAGGAGGTAGAGGAGACAGAGGGGGAAGAGGCGGAGGAAGAGGACGTGGAGGAATGAAGGGTGGCAGTAGGGTTGTGGTGGAGCCTCATAGACATGGAGGTGTGTTTATTGCTAAGGGTAAGGAGGATGCTCTTTGTACTAAAAATTTGGTACCTGGTGAAGCTGTTTACAATGAGAAGAGAATCTCTGTTCAG AATGAAGATGGAACAAAGATTGAATACAGAGTGTGGAATCCTTTCCGTTCTAAGTTAGCAGCTGCAATTCTTGGAGGAGTTGATGATATCTGGATT AAACCAGGCGCTCGTGTCCTTTACCTTGGTGCTGCTTCAGGAACAACAGTGTCTCATGTCTCAGACCTTGTTGGTCCT GATGGAGTGGTATATGCTGTTGAATTTTCTCATAGAAGTGGaagggacttggtgaacatgGCTAAGAAACGTACTAATGTTATTCCCATTATTGAGGATGCTAGACACCCAGCTAAATACAGAATGCTGGTTGGAATGGTCGATGTGATATTTTCTGATGTTGCTCAGCCTGATCAG GCAAGAATTTTAGCTCTAAATGCATCTTACTTCTTGAAAGCTGGAGGTCACTTTGTTATATCAATCAAG GCAAACTGTATTGACTCAACAGTGCCAGCGGAGGCTGTATTTGCTCAGGAAGTGAAGAAGCTACAAGCAGAGCAGTTTAAACCAATTGAACAAGTTACTCTTGAACCTTTTGAAAGGGACCACGCCTGTGTGGTTGGTGCCTATCGGGTGCCAAAGAAGCAAAAGGCTGCTGCCTAG